CAACTAATGTTGGACTTCTGTATGAGGTATCAGAAAATATTTCAGCCAGGTTCGTCTACAAATTTCAATTTCTAAGACTTCAGGAGTGGGACCTATCCTTTCTGCCAGTGACAATGTCACAGTTGACCTGAAGTATAATTTCTAAGGAGTTTTCGAAAATAAAACCTGTACTCCCCATATTATTAGCGTTTCTCATTCTCCTAGTGGTTGCTTGCGAAGGTTTCATTGTAAAACCAGCTGAATCAAATGGGAATGTAGCTGATTTCGAATCTGCCTGGCAACGCGTAGATGAGTTTTATCCACTGCTTGAAGAGAAAGGTATTGATTGGGATTCAGTTTACCAAAAGTTCAGACCTGAAGCTGAGTTAGCAAGGGGTGACGAAATTTACCAGATACTCAATGATTTGCTTAAGGAACTTAAAGATCCGCATATCTATTTCCAGACAGATGGGGGTGGTTTGGTCTATCCATATAAATCATATAGAATGATGAGAGACAGACACACTTATAGCCCGGAGCTTATAAGAGGATATGTTGATGAAGAGCTCATTCTTGCAGGTCGTGAAAAAATGGAATACTGTATCTTACCTGGGAATATTGGATACATTTACCTCTCGACCTTCGATTATGACTATCTCATGGAAGATTTAGACGATGTGATGGATCATGTTAAAGACACAGGCGGTCTCATCATTGATGTCCGCAATAATGATGGTGGCGAGACGGACAATATGAGAATTATCACCAGCAGATTCATTGAATCACCTCTAGAATTTCTCCAGGGTTCACTGAGAGGGGGTGTTCCTTATGATGACCCTCCGCTTGAACCGGATTATTCCAAATACAGGTATACCAATGCAGTGGTCCTGCTAATTAATGGAGCTACTTTCAGCATGGGAGAACTCTTTTCAGAAGTTATGAAGCAGCTACCCAATGTTACACTTGTTGGAGACACTACGGCAGGGGGTGGGAATAGTGGGTTTGACGGGACTCTACTGAGTAAGGAATACTATCTCCCCAGTGGCAAATTGATTATTGTCCCGACAACCAGTACATCTAGATACGATGGCGTACCAATTGAATGGAATGGTATTCCACCTGACACCCGAATTACTCAAGATGATCAGGGAGCGCAACTTGGTATTGACAACCAGCTTGAACATGCCATGGAATTGTTAACACAATGAAAGAATTATTCGTGGAGTAAAAGCCTAAAGAGATTAACACGAACTCTTGGAGTGGTGGTTACCAGTTACAGGGCAATTCAACCCTTATTCGTATCATTTTTCCACTCAACGAAACACAACCGCGGATTTGATATATAAAACTAAATTTATCCAATCGATATACTCGACCTGAACCATAGCTTGGTGATCAGGATTGAAAATGCGTCAATGAAACACCACCTATCATGTATTTAAACTTAAATATATCTGTTGCTGTCGTTTTCCTAATCAGTGCCAATTTGACCGGGCATGTAGAAGCTCAAACACTTCAAGCCACCAATATCATACCGGAAAAGTTACCTGAACTGTTAACTCCAGTCCCTGGCTTCACATCTGGATCGATCCAGGGGATTGTAACTGATAGTAAAACTGGTGATCCCCTTCCAGGAGTGAATCTCATACTATCAGATACTTATTTGGGTGCAGTGACCAATCAGGCTGGTCGATTTGAGATCACTCAAGTTCAACCAGGTAGGCATAAAGTTGTGGCCACTATGATGGGTTATGAGCCTGCTCAAATCAGCGGAATCGTTTCAGATGGCGATTCATATATCGAGATAGAATTTGTGTTGGAGCAAAATGTTATTTCACTTGATGAGATCGTAGTCTCACCAGGACATTTCTCAATGCTTGAGAAAATCCCTAGCAGCAGACATAGCCTCTCAGCTGAAGAAATCCACAGTTTTCCACAATTGGGTGAAGATATATATCGAGCCATTTCTCGTTTACCAGGAATCTCCAGTAACGACATCGCAGCTGGTTTTTACATCCGGGGTGGCCAACAGAATGAAACCCTTGTCCTAATTGATGGCATGGAAATATTTAATCCATTCCACCTGAAGATACAGGATGGATTTTTGAGCTTTATTGATGTGGAAGCAATCCGTGGAATCGAAATGATGACCGGTGCTTTCCCGGCTGATTATGGTAACCGGCTTAGCGGAGTATTCAGTTTGAAAACCATCACGACTCAGCCCCATCGGAAGCGTACTTCTATAGCAATCAGCTTCCTGAACACCCGCTTTATTTCTGAAAACAGTTTCGCTCAAGGTCGAGGTCAATGGACACTTGTCGCTCGCAGGGGATACATTGATCTGTTGCTCCAGGGGATAGATCAAGATGTAGATGCTCCTGTTTACTATGACATTCTGGGTAAGCTTCATTATAGTCTCAATCCCAGGCATAGTTTGTCAGCACACATTCTTATGGCATTCGATCGATGGGATGGCGTTATTGATCCCCTTGAATTCAAGACTCGCAACGACAACAGCTATACCTGGCTGACACTATTAAGTCAATGGAATAGTGATCTGAAATCCAGAACATTGGTATCCAGCGGGGGCTACGGGGATAAACTATTCATGAATGCGACCAACACAGATGACAAAGATGAGAGGGATTCAGTTCTAAATGTTATGGATCAAAGAGTTCTCCATTTCTTTGGCCTGAAACAGGATTGGACCTTAAACGTTTCTGATAATCATCTTCTGAGGTGTGGGTATGATGCAAAGAACTATAGCTCGCATATCAACTACTATCACCGCGACTGGGTTATCAAGGGGCTTTTGGATACATATTTTACCAGTGGTTATAACATTGAATCCAGATATAGTCTGAGAAATGGAATTGAATTTAGCGGATATCTGGCAGATCGTTTTCGTCTTGGGGATCCGGTTGCTGTGGAAATTGGTCTGAGATATGATCAAAGCAACTGGACCAACGATAGTAACTGGAGTCCCCGGATCAATCTCGTTTATAATCTAGCTGGCAATTCGTCAATTCGCCTGGGCTGGGGGTATTATTATCAAACTCAAAGTCTTACACAAGGTCTTGGTCTATATGGTGATTCTGAGTTTTACCCCGCTGAAAGATCAGAACACCGGGTAATCGGTTTTGAACATGAATTATCAGGAGGCAACCTGCTAAGAGTAGAGGCATACCAGAAAGTACTAACTGGATTACGCCCTCATTATATTACCTGGGGAGAGAGTACCTTAAGACCCATTCCCATGGTAGATGAAGATCGTGTTCGCCTGGAACCAGAGGGTGGAGAAGCCCTTGGACTTGAGTTCTATTTGAGCCGTGAAAATGGCCATGCTTTTAACTACTGGTTTAGCTATACACTCTCAAAAACCCGTGAAAGAATCGAAGGTCATTGGATACCCCGCTTCAATGATCAACTGCATACTGTCTACTGTGATTTATCATGGACACCAAATGTCAAGTGGCGTTTCAATTTGGCCTGGCAATATCACACAGGCTGGCCATATACCTTACCCGAAGTGATTGATCTCCATTTATCTGGGAATGGCAGCTGGGATTGGCGATTAGGTCCCGGACCATTATATACCGAGAGGTTTCCGGCTTATAATCGAGCAGACCTGCGGATTAATCGTTCATTCCAAACTAAACATGGCCGATTAACAGGTTTTATCGAAATCAGGAATGTTTTGAACACTTATAACCCTCGAAAATATTTATATAATGGTGTCATAGTTTCAGAACCTGACGGCTCGGATGAACCCGAAATCTCCATCCAGCGCTATGAAACAAATAATTGGTTGGGTTTGCTGCCATCATTCGGAATTAAATGGGATCTATTGTGATTACCAGTCCCAAAAATATGTGTTTCAGAGCATCTGCTAAGACTTATACCCTCATTTTTTCAGGATTGATCCTTGCCGCATTTATCAGCTCATGCACTGAATCATTTGACGATCATCAATCCAACTACCCCTCCGCTGAAGTCCAGGGTTTAAACGGGAAGGCATTGGAATGGCTGGTGGATGATATTGATGCCGGCACCTATGGCCAGATCAAGAGTCTTGTTATCATGCGCAACAATCAGCTTGTCCTGGAGGAATATTTCAACGGCGCTTCCCAATCTGAGCAGCAGACAATGTATTCTGTGACAAAAAGCGTCTTATCAGCTCTGTTCGGGATAGCCCTCTCTCAAGGACAAATTGAATCACTGGATGAACCCATGTTGAACTACTTCAAGGAATACGATGATATCCAAAATATGAATGCGTGGAAAGAACAGATTACAATTAGACATTTGCTGGGGATGTCAGCAGGTTTTGAATGGAATGAATTGGATTTGCCTTACTCCGATAACGCTAATATTTACAACTTATGGAATC
This DNA window, taken from Candidatus Neomarinimicrobiota bacterium, encodes the following:
- a CDS encoding TonB-dependent receptor, which gives rise to MYLNLNISVAVVFLISANLTGHVEAQTLQATNIIPEKLPELLTPVPGFTSGSIQGIVTDSKTGDPLPGVNLILSDTYLGAVTNQAGRFEITQVQPGRHKVVATMMGYEPAQISGIVSDGDSYIEIEFVLEQNVISLDEIVVSPGHFSMLEKIPSSRHSLSAEEIHSFPQLGEDIYRAISRLPGISSNDIAAGFYIRGGQQNETLVLIDGMEIFNPFHLKIQDGFLSFIDVEAIRGIEMMTGAFPADYGNRLSGVFSLKTITTQPHRKRTSIAISFLNTRFISENSFAQGRGQWTLVARRGYIDLLLQGIDQDVDAPVYYDILGKLHYSLNPRHSLSAHILMAFDRWDGVIDPLEFKTRNDNSYTWLTLLSQWNSDLKSRTLVSSGGYGDKLFMNATNTDDKDERDSVLNVMDQRVLHFFGLKQDWTLNVSDNHLLRCGYDAKNYSSHINYYHRDWVIKGLLDTYFTSGYNIESRYSLRNGIEFSGYLADRFRLGDPVAVEIGLRYDQSNWTNDSNWSPRINLVYNLAGNSSIRLGWGYYYQTQSLTQGLGLYGDSEFYPAERSEHRVIGFEHELSGGNLLRVEAYQKVLTGLRPHYITWGESTLRPIPMVDEDRVRLEPEGGEALGLEFYLSRENGHAFNYWFSYTLSKTRERIEGHWIPRFNDQLHTVYCDLSWTPNVKWRFNLAWQYHTGWPYTLPEVIDLHLSGNGSWDWRLGPGPLYTERFPAYNRADLRINRSFQTKHGRLTGFIEIRNVLNTYNPRKYLYNGVIVSEPDGSDEPEISIQRYETNNWLGLLPSFGIKWDLL